The DNA sequence TAAAAGTTTTAGACTATCTTTTTTATTCATTTTTCCACTCCTTTAAATTTTTGATATTTCAAAAAACAGATTATATCCCCCCTATAGGGGGTTCGAAAAAATTATACCTTTATTTATCTTGTTTGTCAAATATACTAAAAAAAATGAATTGAATTTTTTATATAATTGTGATAATATAACAACTGAGGAGGCGTGCACCGAATTGGCTAAGGGGCCGGTCTCGAAAACCGGTGGGCAGCAATGCCCTTGTGGGTTCGAGTCCCACCGCCTCCGCCAAAACAAAAAGCGGGTTGATATCCCCGCTTTTTTATTTTTGAAGCAAAAACATACTGTTGAATTAATTATGATTAAGATTATTAATATGTCATTCAAAAGTTAATTTCAATTTGATGAGACTAATATGATATAGTTTTTCAGAATAAAAATCTTATTTTATGCAAGTAAAACAAGTGTATAAATAATCCCAACTGTTAGTGAAATAAGAACTGAAGGTGTGGTCCATTTCATATATTCAAGAAAACCAAATCTTCTTTCAAGATTTTTTTCTAAAAAGCTTACAGTTACTAGGTTTTGTACAGCGCCAAGTGGTGTAAGGTTGGTTGCAAAATTGGCTCCTATAGCAAACGTCCACCAAAGCATAGGGTTTGAACCACTAGTAACTAATATTTTTATTACTGGTGCCAAAATTAGTGCTGCAGGAACATTGTTTAAAATTGGAATTGTCAAAATTGAAATTAAGTAAAAAATTAACATAAGAATTAGTTGATGACCTAGAATTGGTGTAAACAAATTTGCAATTTTTTCTGTGAAGCCTATTTCATCTAATGCGTATGAAATTATGTAAAGTCCTGCAAAGAAAAAAAGCATATCCCAATCTATATCTTTAGCAACATCTTCATAACCATTTGAAAATTTAAAAACCAAAAATGTTCCGCCTAATAGTGCAATAACAGCAAGTTCTATGTGTAATACAGAATGTAAGATAAACAATACAACGACGATTAAGAAAACAATTAGTGAATATATCATCATTTTTGGATCATTAATAGCATTTTTTTCATCTAGTTCAAAGAGTTTTTCTATTTTTGATATCGATTTTTCATCAATTTTTATATGTCTTTTAAAATAGAGAATAATTGCTATGAAGGCAAAAATAGCAACTGGACCCATTTTGATTAAAAAATCATTGAATGAAAAACCACTAATTGATCCAATAACAAGATTCAGAGGACTTCCAATTAAAGTAGCTGAACCTCCTATGTTGTCTACAATTATTGTTAGCATCATTAAAGGAATTGGATTGATCTCAAGCATGTCAGCAATTAGGAAGATCATAGGTGCCATGACCAAAATAGTTACGACATTATCTAAAAATGCAGAAGTTAATGCCACTATAACCATTAATAATGATATTGTTAAATAAAAGTTTTTTCCACCAATTTTGATGATTTTAATCGAAAAAAATTCAAAAAAACCAGATTTGTTTAGGAAACTTACGATTATCATCATTCCAGTTAATAAACCTAAAGTATCAACGTCGATTATGTAACCAACGTTTCTTGTTTCCAAACCTTCAACTAATCTAAGTGCAGAAATAAGAAGCGCAATACCAAATACCACTGCTGCTTTGTTTTTTTTACCAAATATGATATACAGATACGTTATTATTACAAGAAGTAAAACAAGAATAGAATGTAAGCTCATTGTTCCACCTCATTTAAATTTATAGTATAATTTTTATGAGTGAATAAATGAAGAGAATTTATTTAAAATTATATCATTAATAATTTTAATATTTATGTGCAAGAAGTTAAAAATGTAAATGATTATGTTTACGATTTTCGAAATCAAAATTTGGAGGTATTTATAATGAAAGAACATACTTTAAAGTCAAAGGAAATATTCAAAGGGATTCTATTACATGTAAAGAAAGATGAAGTTTTATTATCTAATGGCAGGAAAAGTGTAAGAGAGTACGTTTTACATCCAGGAGCAGTGGCGGTTGTTCCCATTACCGAAGATAATAAAGTGGTTTTTGTAAAACAATACAGGTATCCTGTCAAACGTGTTTTACTTGAGATTCCCGCGGGGAAATTTGATTCGCCTAATGAAGATCCATTGGAATGTGCTAAGAGAGAATTAAAGGAAGAGACAGGTTTTTTGGCAGAAGAATTTATTTATTTGGGTTACATTTATACAACTCCTGGTTTTTCAAATGAAATAATTCATATCTATCTTGCTAGAAACCTTCAGAAGGGTGAAATGAATACGGATGAAGATGAGATTATAGAGCTTGAATATAAAGATTTAAACGTTGCAATAAATGAGTGTATCAATGGTAAAATTACAGATGCAAAAACTATTGCTGGAATATTTAAAGCTTATTTTTTGCTGAGTGAGAAGAAGGAGTGATAAAATGAAAATAGTTTCAAACATATTTTTTATTTCTGCAGTTGTTTTTCTTTCAGGTGCTTTAATATTTTTTGAAATTGGAATGCGTGCAATGAGGAGGCAATTGGAAATTAAGGAAAAAAAGAGCACAAAAATTGCAATAAGATTTTTAATAACAAGTGTATTACTGTTTGGGATTTCTGGATTATTAGCAATTTTCGCCTAGGTGAGTAAGAAGTAAGAAAATTGACGTGCAATGGTATATATGGTATAACATATGAGTAATATTAAAATATGAAAGATGGTGGAAAAATGAAAAAAACGAAAGACACCAGTAAAAAAAATAACAAAAAAAATATTGAAGTGTGTCAGACAATAGAAATTCACGATGAAATAATAAAAAGCGTTAAAGATAAAATTCCAGATGAGGAAATCTTAAATAAATTAGCTGATTTGTTTAAAGTTATTGGAGATAGAACAAGGATAAAAATTTTGTATACTTTATTGCAGGTAGAGAAAATGTGTGTATGTGATTTATCATTTGTTCTTGGAAAGACACCTTCCGCTATTTCTCACCAGTTAAGAGTTTTAAGGCAAACTGAGCTTGTGAAATACAAAAAAGAAGGAAAAGTAGTTTATTACTCTTTAAACGACGAGCACGTAAGAGAATTACTCGATGTTGGTTACACACATATTACCGAATAGTAATTTTTCATTTCAAGAATTTTATAGGGCGCAATTGTTTTATTTTGTCCTTGTTTTTTCAAAACTAAGTATAGAAGTAATCACAAATATCGTAATTAAATAACTAAAAATTACTCCTAACAATAGAAGAATTCCAAAACCTATAAATCCCCTATATTTTGAAAGAACAAAAGAACCAAAAGCCACAGCTGTGGTTAATGTTGTCATAGTAATAGCTTTACCTGTGCTAGTAAGAGCATTTTTCATATTTCTTTCTTTTCTATATCTATGAATAAGATGTATTCCATCGTCAACACCTATTCCGATTATCAAGGGTAATGCTATTATATTAACTACGTTGAATTTAATTCCGAACCATCCCATTATACCCAACAAAAATATCAATGATAATACCATTGGTAACATAGCTAAGACCGCGTATTTTACATTTCGCATATCGAGAATTAATACAATAAGTATGAATAATAGTGTCAAAAATAATATTTTTTTCCCTTCTTCTATCGATATTTGGACAACTTTTAAAAATATCAAAGCTGTTCCACTAACATTTTTAGAGTTTAAGCTTTTCAATTCTTTAAAATATTCTTTTTGATAGTCAGAATTCCAGATATCTCCATTTGAGTATGCTGTTGTTAAAATCATTCCTTTGTTACTTAAGTAATTTGTTTTAATATCTTCTGGCAATTTTTCTAATGTAATGAGCTCCTTATCATTTAAAACTCTTTTCAAAACGACTATCTTTTTGATTATTTTGCTTTGAACGGATTTTAAAAACTCTTTGTCTTTTTTAAGTATAGCTTGGAGTATTCCTGAAGTTGTAATATTTTTCAATTTATCTCCTAAATCTTTATATCCCAATAGATTTAAAAGCATTGATGCTTTTATGAGATTAAAATTTAATTTTGTTACTTCGTTTTTCAACTGTTTTAGATCAAAATCATTTTCAATTATAGTGTAATTTTTTATTTCACGTGCAACTTTCATTCTTTTTATTTGTAAATTTATATCAGGAAGAAATGGTATGATACTATCAATGCGAGAGAATACTTTCAAATCCTTTAATTTGTTATATAACTCTTTTGCTTCAAGAATGTTGTTGCTTATAAATATTGTATTGTCTGGTGAAAAGTTGAATTCGTTTAATATTTTTTGATTTAATTCCAGACTTTCTAGTCCTTTTGCTTCAATGTTCATCATGTTTTTTTCAAATTCAACTGAAGGTATTTTTACAATTGCAATTATAAATAAAATAGCTGTTATTGTGAGTATTATTTTTTTATATTTTAAAACATCAAAATCGATATTAAAAACTTTTCCCGGATCTTTATATTTATTTCCAAATTTATATAGTAGGATTGTTAGTCCGAAAATAGAAGCTAATAATGTAAAAATAATTCCAGATGATAAGACAACTCCAAACTCTTTAAAGCCAGGGAATGAACTAATAGCAAATATTCCCATCCCGATTGCTGTAGTGATTGCACCTACAAAAATACCTCTAATGTTTTTTTCAAAAACTCCAGTAATAGAATCTCTAGTATCGAATCCCTTATGTCTTAGTTCTATAAACAAAGAGAACATGTGAATAGAGTAATCTATTCCTAATCCAGCTAGTATAGCTGCCA is a window from the Thermosipho atlanticus DSM 15807 genome containing:
- a CDS encoding ArsR/SmtB family transcription factor is translated as MKKTKDTSKKNNKKNIEVCQTIEIHDEIIKSVKDKIPDEEILNKLADLFKVIGDRTRIKILYTLLQVEKMCVCDLSFVLGKTPSAISHQLRVLRQTELVKYKKEGKVVYYSLNDEHVRELLDVGYTHITE
- a CDS encoding efflux RND transporter permease subunit yields the protein MEKLGIFIIKNIKTISVILIIITLGSLYLSTKIVIRPSFLDLLPENDPYVEIYKKATENFKSVDSIIIGIEGKKENVINYINSISKKLKKMQHIDSVYYKQPIEFLEKNIFLLSEDSEQAFLKKLYTSTNLVEFFKALNTLFEVSGNSYKISPQEKYQLDYMLDSFERLLTEINRNGNVESSLKSMLFGEEYFLSKNGNFGIIIIRPTISSNEFEKVVNLVNSLENTVKEEAKKYNVKAGLTGTLVITRDEIITTKRDMTVTTIISLILIILIFMLGFRSLRYMILAVFPLILGIIWTIGFTQLSIGSLNVMTVMMAAILAGLGIDYSIHMFSLFIELRHKGFDTRDSITGVFEKNIRGIFVGAITTAIGMGIFAISSFPGFKEFGVVLSSGIIFTLLASIFGLTILLYKFGNKYKDPGKVFNIDFDVLKYKKIILTITAILFIIAIVKIPSVEFEKNMMNIEAKGLESLELNQKILNEFNFSPDNTIFISNNILEAKELYNKLKDLKVFSRIDSIIPFLPDINLQIKRMKVAREIKNYTIIENDFDLKQLKNEVTKLNFNLIKASMLLNLLGYKDLGDKLKNITTSGILQAILKKDKEFLKSVQSKIIKKIVVLKRVLNDKELITLEKLPEDIKTNYLSNKGMILTTAYSNGDIWNSDYQKEYFKELKSLNSKNVSGTALIFLKVVQISIEEGKKILFLTLLFILIVLILDMRNVKYAVLAMLPMVLSLIFLLGIMGWFGIKFNVVNIIALPLIIGIGVDDGIHLIHRYRKERNMKNALTSTGKAITMTTLTTAVAFGSFVLSKYRGFIGFGILLLLGVIFSYLITIFVITSILSFEKTRTK
- a CDS encoding NUDIX domain-containing protein, with the protein product MKEHTLKSKEIFKGILLHVKKDEVLLSNGRKSVREYVLHPGAVAVVPITEDNKVVFVKQYRYPVKRVLLEIPAGKFDSPNEDPLECAKRELKEETGFLAEEFIYLGYIYTTPGFSNEIIHIYLARNLQKGEMNTDEDEIIELEYKDLNVAINECINGKITDAKTIAGIFKAYFLLSEKKE
- a CDS encoding ArsB/NhaD family transporter, giving the protein MSLHSILVLLLVIITYLYIIFGKKNKAAVVFGIALLISALRLVEGLETRNVGYIIDVDTLGLLTGMMIIVSFLNKSGFFEFFSIKIIKIGGKNFYLTISLLMVIVALTSAFLDNVVTILVMAPMIFLIADMLEINPIPLMMLTIIVDNIGGSATLIGSPLNLVIGSISGFSFNDFLIKMGPVAIFAFIAIILYFKRHIKIDEKSISKIEKLFELDEKNAINDPKMMIYSLIVFLIVVVLFILHSVLHIELAVIALLGGTFLVFKFSNGYEDVAKDIDWDMLFFFAGLYIISYALDEIGFTEKIANLFTPILGHQLILMLIFYLISILTIPILNNVPAALILAPVIKILVTSGSNPMLWWTFAIGANFATNLTPLGAVQNLVTVSFLEKNLERRFGFLEYMKWTTPSVLISLTVGIIYTLVLLA